Within the Mustela lutreola isolate mMusLut2 chromosome 2, mMusLut2.pri, whole genome shotgun sequence genome, the region tgagTGTGGATAGCCTCCAAAGCTCTCTCAGTACACTACCCCATCCCTCCCTAAACCCAGGCATTGAACCTGCCATATATGCCTCCTTCCCCAACTTTCTTGTCTTTACCTTCCCTGAATCCCACTAAAGAGTGCTTACCTGAAGAGCTCCCCCATAGGTATCCCACCTTCCTGCAGAATGGGCGTTACGAGTTCTGCTAGGTAGAGCCATACATGGGGGATGTCAATTTCCATGTCTTCAGCCAATTCTAAGATTTCATACAGCCTGCAAATGGAATTCAAAGTCAGGGCATTCTAGGGGTACCCATTCTAGGGGTCAATTGAGTGTCCAATtccctgattttagctcaggtcatatcttGGGGTTCTGGAGCGGAGCACTGTGgcaggctctacactcagaggactctgcctgaggattctctccctctcgctctgcccctcctcccaccttccccctctctttctcctctcactctcaaataaaaatggatctttaaaaaaaaaaaaagtccagggccTTCTAGCAAAGGCAAGCCGGGGCCCAACTCAACTTCTGGGGCAACATGGCATTGTTAAAGGATCAACTGTGGGGCCCCTTGAGAACACTTCCTAAACATAGGGCAATTATCTCAAGCTATAGCACTCTCTGTCCTTGCACAGTACACCCTACCCCTGCCGGAAGTAACGCTGACCAGGCTGGCTGAGGAACCACTCTTATCCAAGGCTGCATGGGTCCTACAGAGGCGGGAAGTCTGTGGGTTATGTCAAAGTAGAAGGCCCTCAGAAGGCATACCCTTGGTAGTACTGAGCAGTGGAGAGGTGCCCGGCAAAGAGCAGCTGGTGCAGCAGCCGCCCCATATGCTCCCGAGCGATGGTGCTGCGCTCCAGTGTTGACTCAATGCCATGCCGCACAAAGAtgaagagcagggagggggaggccaGCTCCTGTACGCACTGCACTGCCTCCTGCGGGGgtgcaggaaggagggagagggcagTCACAGTCTGCTCCCGGCCCCATGCTCCATGCCTGCCAGCACATGTCCCACCCGCTCTGCTGTCACTCAGACCCCACCTACTGCCCACCTTCATGTCATTGAGATGGAGGTATTCCTCAATGATGGCCTTGGATTTCTTCTCCAGCTCTTCCTCGGAAAGCGCAGCCTTCGGGGGGCTCACTGGGGGCAGGGTGGCTTCTCGCTTCACTGCAGGGGGAAGAACAGATTGGAGAACCCTTAgttcttctttttaagactttatttattcgagagagaaaaagtgagaaaaagagcacagaaacagaggaggggcagaacgagaaagagaagcagactccctactgagcagggagcctgtcatgggctggatccctggagcctgggatcatgacctaagcccaaggcaagacacttaaccgaatgagtcacccaggtgccccatggagacTCTTTAGTTCTAATTTTCCTAGCAAAAAAGGCCTGGAGCTCTGAAGATTGGAGACTGGCTAGTCCAAAACCCacacctttcccttcctctcccagcccctTACCGGCATCGCGCCCGCGGTCCCGATCCTCTGTCAGGCTAGCTGCCTTGCGCAGTCCCTCAGGCTGGGAGGGCCGCTCTCTACTCCGCTCCTCCATTTCCTTGCTAAAGCTCCGCTTGGTGGCAGGTGTCCGAGAGCGATCGAGCCGGTCCCCACGGTCACCTCCCCGTTCACTCCGCTCTAGGCGGTCTCCCCGGTCCCCAGCTTTCTCACCTCTTTCCCGACTCAAGCTACTCCTGGAGAAAAAAACAGGCATGTCACCTCTCACTTGTACTGCCTAGGCTAAGCCCCCTCTCATATAGCTACCATCGGGCCTAGTTCCTAGCAGCAGGAATGTGCCCGAATTTAGCTAGGGGTGCTGAGCATTACAGGTGTGAGAATTCCTATGGCAACCACCGAAGACCAATGACGCTACGCCCCGCATGAAAGAAAAGACACCCAGGAAACCTCACCTCTGTACCACACGTCTGCTATCTGTGCTTTCTGTAGGTACTGCTTGTTGAAGGGCTGAGAAGCGATTCAAGGTACTAGTAGCTGGACGAGCAGCTTCTGATGCTGGGGAGGCAGAAAGCCAGATCAAACTCTCTTCCTACTTTCTTCCACTCTATCTCCTACTCGCACTTTAGGACATCTGGTCCTACTCCCCCCACGAACAGTTCTTTCAGTCCCTAGTCCCAAGCACAGACCTCCTGTTATTACCTAACCACACTATACCAAAAGCCTCCCCTACAACCAGGGTTCTGCCCTCAAGAAAGAGGATTTAACAGTCACCCAACTCCCTACAGTGGCCTCCATACCTGCATCGGAGGGCTTGGCTCCTGAGCCCCCACtgctgcccttgccccagctcaaTCGTCCTCCAGGTGCAAAGAGCTGGTTGTTAGAATCAATGGAGCCAGGCTGAGGAAGGAAATGGAATGGAGAAGTCATGAATCTGATCTGGCCAAAGCCCACTGCTACACAGTAGCAAACAGCCTAGACCAAGAGCCtggcaaacttttcctgtaaaagGCCAAATAGTAAATACCTTAGGCTCTGCAGGCCATATAGTTCCTATTTCAACTATTCCACTCAGCCACTATAGCACAAAGATGGTCACAGATAATACTTAAGGAGAATGATTATggttgtgttctaataaaacaaaGGACACTGAAATTGACATTCTGTGTAACTTCATAATACATAATATCAtctactttattcttttcaaCCGTTAAAAACCCATAAAGGCCACCTATTAGCTGTGGAATATAGAGAAGCAAGAAATGGGCCGGATTTGCACTCTGAGTTTGCTGACCACTGGCTCAAACGTGAATACACCCCCTTGAGCTGGCAGTCCTGTCTCTAGCAAGCTAACAGTCCAAGAGGAAAAATTCAGTGGCCACCTTTCCAACTTCAAAGAGTGAGGGCACCAAGATCCAAACCTAGGCTCAGTGCCTGTCTGATCCCTCTTTACCGTCCCACGGCCACCATCACCCTCTCCAATACACCCCCCTACCTTCGTGATCTTGGTGAGTCGTGAGGTGTCTATAGGGCGGCTGCCCTTGCTGATGGGGACTGTGTTCCAGCCACCATCATCCACAAGTGGGAGGCCACGGCCTGGGACAAAGAGAAGAGCATTTGCAATAATGAGTACCTCCTAGCACCCTATCACCTGGGGCCGCCCCCAGCCCCCCTTCCTCAGATCCTCAGTTCCATCATGTGGTCTCAGTGGCCCAGACACGTGGCACTAACAAGAAGTCATCAGTGGAAAGCATAACCCCTCACTCTGCCCCCTCCTTAATCTGAGCCTCAAACTCACTAATGGGTGGGCCTGGAGGGCCACCCCGACGCTTGTCGCTGCCCTTGGCCATCAGCTGTTGCACTTTTACATGTTCCCAGTGCTCCTCCATCTCAGCTTCCTTGTGAATCTGGTCAATAGTCTTGGGACCCTGGTCCCCACGGCGTGGCACCCAATTGCTCTGCAGGAACAGAAGACCAGTCACAAGGTCACCGTATCAGAGGGCCAGCTGAAGCAATGTCGGGAACCGGGGCACCGTGTACAGAAAGCAGACCGGCAGTGGGAAGGAAAGGACACACACCCGTCGCAGATCCAGCACGTCTTGCAGCATAAAGCGGATTCGGGATGAAGTCTTcttttccttaatgattttttCCATCTGGTTGAAATACTGATCCATTCGGGGCTAGAAGAGACCAAGGGATCAGGTCAGGAACCAGTAATATCTCCCCCTGGCCACAGGCCCGGCCCCTCCTCAGACCCTCAGCTCCATCAACTGGGGTTTGGCAGGCTACACAGCAGCCCAGCAAGGAGCTagtgagccaaaagcagaccccAGGCACTTCGGCCATCCCACTccacatcccaggacccctaCCTTGGCTTTTTCAAAGTCCAAATCTTTGCCAATGGTAGTGAGCAAACGACAAAGGCATTCAAGGGACTCTTCGTCATGGTTCTTAAGTAACTTGACCACACAGTCATGCATTATCGCCTCTGTTAACATCTTCAGCTTAAACAACTCGCCAATAAATTTAATATTCCCTAGCGAGCGCCGCCGGGCTATGTCTCGAGCCTCTTCCAACTCTTCCTTCAGGCGTCCCCgttcctctgcctgccagttATAGGACAGAAATCCATGAGAGAGGTACCCAGACATTGGATTAAAACCCTTCTCTCCTCCACTATCTGGATTCCcaacccttggggtgcctgggtggcttagttggatTCCCAACCCTAGCAGCAAGCATTCCTGCCTTAAGGCAGAAAAGCCCCCAAAATACCATCGCCCCCAGCCCCCTTTTACCCTCCACCCCAGCACGTAGCAGAGCAGCAAGAGGCGGGCAGAGCTCACCGTGGCAGCTTCATCCATCTCTTTTTGCTTCTTCTCAAAAACTTCATcatcatctttgtctttttcaaacTCTTTCTGACATCGATTCAGTAACAGTTTTCGGAAGTTCACAGTCACTGTTGGCTTTTCTGTAGTGGGCACTTTCAGCTGTACGTCAGAGAACATCACATGTAGATGGGTCCCAAGCATGCAGACCCTCCCAGAGTCTTTAGCTACCTAACCCAGGAAGACCCTTGGCCCCCACTCTGCCACCTCCTGCCTGCCATCAACAGCACAGGCTGGAAGAGAACCAAGAAGCTGAACTCAAGAAGTCttaggaaaaggaggaggagactAGACCACAAGAGTTAGTAACAGTGGAAACTAACCGCCATGAGGCAGCGGCACATGTTGGCATAGGCCACGGAGAAGTTGGGCTCTGAAATGGCCTTCTCGAAGATAAGGTCAATGACCCCTTTGAGGCGTTCCTCAGTGTCAATGGCCAGCTGCGTCACCTGCTTCATCAGCTGCTGGAACATCTGGGGTGTCAGCTTATTCAGGATGGAGCGCACCCTGCGGAACAGGTCCtgggagagggaacagaaaagagacagaATCCAGTGAGGTTCTCAGAAGAGGTCggtgggagagtgggagagatgAGAGAGGGTGGTATGGGACTCAAGTAGCCACCAGTGGTAAGAATGACAGAAACAAAGAGGGCAGAGCTGGCTCAGAGAGCAGAGCTTAAGAGAAGAAACAGCAAAAGCAGCACTGGCCAGTACCTGGGTTTTGCTGCCATCAGCATCCTCTTCCCCTCGATCCTTATCAGCGGCTGTCCGCTTGCTGCTGGGTTTCCAGGCTTTCTCTGCTTTGTTCAACTTTATATCTTCAGTCATTAACACTGTGGCAATGATCTTGCGGGGTTCCTTTCGGGGGCCCTGCTGAGAGCGCCGGGGTCCCAGACCAGCCTGCTAAGCAAGGGGTAAGGACGAGTGAAGACACAGAGCAAGTCAGCAGAACCCGTTACAGTGCTATCACACAGTACCAGGGCAgatgccccctcccctcagcaggaCAAGGGagccatcccctcaccccccttGACCATCTGTCCCTCTAGCCAATCCCACTCACCGGCCCTCGGGGCAGCTCCCCACCTGGACCACCCCTCGGGGGCCCACGGTTGCTGAGGGCTGGTCGGCCAAGGTTGGCAAAGGAAGGAGTGAAgtctggaccacaatttatgccTTGAAGTCTAGTAGGGTCCAGTGGCCGCAGTGGTGTTTTATTGGCCTGCAAAGGGGACAGGGAAGGCGTGAGAAAGAGGCTATGGCTCCTGACTACTCTTTGAGAccgcaggcccctcccccagccagccagccagccagccagccagccagccagcccaaACAGACCCTCCCCCTCAAGCCTACCAACCTTATCCAACACCACATCACTGATATGGGGCAATCCCTCTGGCTTCTGCATGCTGGCAAAGATGAACTGAAAGCCAAGGAGGAACTCACGGTCGTAGCGCTTTTTCTCCTCAAGATTTAGAGGCTTCCACTGATCTACGAAGAAGACGAGATGAACCAATCATACCTTTGTCTCTCAGGGCCCTGGCAACAGCACCCAACCCTTCTGAACCTTTCTTTCAGAataccagacttttttttttttttaaggtttatttacttatttgagagagtgtgcgcACGTGCACACGTGcaagtgagcagagagagagagagagaaaaagcatgagtgggggggaggggcagtgggagaggaagaagcaggctccccactgagcagggagcccatatagggctcaatctcaaaccctgggatcatgacctgagcccaagatagatgcttaacccactgagccacccaggcgccccagcatacCTGACTTATACTCATACTTCTGTTCCCCAGGCTGGATGTTCTCTGCATTGTGAATTTTGTCTTCCTTTGAGTCCCAGGTCTCGTCTGCTTCCTCGGGCCTCGGGGGTGCACTACTGCCCTCAGGCTCCGGACCAGAACTGGTGCCCACAGGAGGCTGATTCTCCACTTCTGGTACTCCTGGGCTCACCTGTAAACATAGGATATTCCATTTTGGTTGCAGTATGACTAGTGTTCATACCCAAACTCCGTCCTCTCTCCTCCCTTACTTTCTGGCTCCCTTACCTCCTTGAAGGCATCCAAAATGTCGCCTACAGCCTCCTTCTTATTGAGCTCCTTAATTTTCCGTCTCCTCTTTGGCACAGACACTGCCACTGTTTGGGGGGGGTGGGTAACAAAATACGAATAACTTACGGAATACCCCTAATCcctgaggaaattaaaaaagaaaaaagcaactaCTCTACAGTATTTCCTCTTTCCATCACACCCACTTCAGACTTAAAATTCCTTAATCTTGGAATTTTATCTCTTAGGTTCCATCAAGGGCTTCTATGACCCAGACACAGTGGGCACAAATGAGAGGtcatcaataaagaaaaaaaaaacccacgctTTCCAGCCCGCCCCATCTCCACCATCCAGCCACACCTTACCTTGGGTGGTGGCTGCTGCCTCCAAATTCTGGGACAGGTGGGCTGCAACAGGGGTGCTCTCCGGGGGAAGAAgttcctctcctcccttctgacCCTCAGcgtctcctgcttctccttcttcctcctcttcctcctcttcctccatttcctcctcctgaGCTGGGGAAGTAGCTGGAGGAGCCATAGCCGGAATGGCAGAGAGGACGGTGGGGGAAGCCACTGATGCGGGAACCTCCTTGACCTGCTCCTCTGGCTCACTGACTGGGCTTAAGTCCACAGCTGGTGGCGAGGGGGCTCCGTTGAGCAGTTCCTCAGGTTGGGCAGTTGGAGCAATGGGCACGGGGGATTCAGAGGGACAagcttggggagggagaggagcaagCTCTGGGCTCGACTCCACCTCTGGTTCCAGATCCTCAGATGGGACCATGCCATTTGGTTCAGGAAGAATTTCCTCTTTGTGAGATGCAGAGGGGGTGGAAACCTGGAGAGGACTGGAAGAGAACTCAGACTCTGGAATCGGTTTGCTAAGTGTCACTTCTACTTCCAGTATGGGTTCAGCGAGGGGAGTAGGTTCTGGAGAGAGGCAATATGGCTCCCCAGGTTCACGGGGCAGAGGGGTGGATTCTTCTACAGACATCTGGATCATCCCTGTTGTCACAGTGTCCCCAGGAACAGAGAGGACTGTGATATTAGGCTCAGACCCCGGTTCCAAGATTGGGGGTGGTGATGGGGTCGGACAAGGTGACGAAGGCTGGGATTCTGAAGGGCTGTGTTCTGGGCCAGGCAGGCCCGGCCGGCTCCCAATGATTGCTCCCTGGGACCGATCATCTACACCACAGGAAAGAAGACGAGTCATTAAAGGCAGGCCTTCACTGATGttgtcccccctcctcccagccaagACATTCCCAGCCTAACACCCACCTCTGCAATCTTATCCCACCTTAGCCTTTTCCCCTCTCACCCAACATCTAGGCCATTTGCAAAATCCCACTACCCATTCTTCTCTGGCACCCAGGTCAAGTTACTCCACCTCCTCAACATGTGAAATTGTCACCCTCCTTGTCCCCATAAAAGCTCTGCCCTACCTGCTCACTTACCTGGCCGGACAACAACAGCAACCTGGGGTGTCTCCCCATTAGCTTGAGGCTCCAGACCGCCTCCCGTCTGCAGGACACAAAGGGTTACCAAATTTGCCCTGAAGAGGCCCACAACCCTTCTCTACTAGAGCCATTGCTACTTTAACTCTGCCTAAAAATCCAGGAAAACAGGGAAAGAAATCCCTTAGTTGAAAGAAAAGATCAAAGGACTTGGCAACCCAAGTCAGAACAGCCATCCTAGCCAGGGCCTCACGCAAAGATCAGACAATacctggggaggggtgggtgtgGAGGCAGTGCGGGCCCCAGACATGATCTCCTCTGTGATATCCTTCCCTCCTTGGTTTGGATCTCGAATTCGGATCTGGGGAAAGAAAGCTCCGGGATGAGTGGGAAACAGGAGGAGCCCACCTCTCCACCCTGCCCCACTCCTAAGACTCCAggccaaccccccaccccccactgggAAGCAGGTGGGTGGGTGCCAGAAACCCCATGAGTTCTACTGTCAACCCATCCAGCTCATCTTGTACTCCCTACCCTGGCCCCCCACCCCTAAGAGACCCTTGACCTCACAGAGCAGCCCCGTACATCACAATGCCCCTCCCTCCATCAGCCCTGCCCCACCAGCAGTCCCCAAGTCACTGGCTGCACACCATGGGGCCCAGGACCCCCATCTAGCACCCATACAGCTCACTTGTGGCTAGTCTGCCTGATCTCTGGGGGCAGGGCCCAGATCCAGTGGGTGGAGCTAGGGTGACTCAGCGGCTTCCCCAGCCCTGGCACCCTATTCTGGGCACCACGCCCAGGGCTTGAGGATTGAGCAGAGGCGGAGGCCTCAAGAGCTTCCAggactgggaggtggggggtggggccaCAGAAAACAAACGATTTCCAGGACAAGCCACCAGAAACGTAAAACCAAACATAGATCTTATGGACCCCCAGAACCTGGGTCTCTCAGGAACCCCCGCAGGAGCCTCTTCAGTCCTCCCATGAGCCACTTCTACATTGAAGTCTTAGTCCTTACAAAGAAACTAAGCACTTCAGAGATCTCCATTCTCTAACCACTCCCAGCTGAAGATCTCCTTCCTCAACTTTCTGCTCCCTGACCCACAATGTGCCTGAccttgattctccctctcccagatgTCCCAGAGCCCCTTGCTGCTACTCACGGTCTTCCGCTCCCTCTTGGGAGCAATCTGGGGTGGCTGGTTCATCAAAACTGGGGCGGGGGCGACACCAGTGGGAAACTGCTGCACACCCTGGGCTGGGTAGTAGGCGccagcttgggggagggggagagacacagaaaggaagAATGGCAGCAGCGTCAGGGCCCAGCCATATACAAACGCCTGCTTGAACGCCTCCCATCCCCAGAACCTCTCATCACCCACAGCCAGCCCCttgccctgccccacccacctccccaaggGAATTAGGTGTCTATCAAAGCTGGGGAACCAGTCTGAACTGCGTTTATAAGAATTCCTGACACTGACATACACACACCTCGTAGACAGGCACTCCTTCCCCATCACATTCCAGCTACTACTACCAGGAGACTTTTATTTCACTTCTACCCTATAAGGTATTATGTatgcccccaacccccagcaacacacacacatgtattctGAGGGAGCAGCAACAACTTAACCTGAAACAGAATCAGGTCTTTGGCTGGGATTGAGAAAGACAGATTTGCCAACCCTGTTCCACTCAACCTGAGTTCAGTTCCAGTCTCCAGCCCTTTACTAAGGGGCAAGGAAACAAAGAGTAACATTATGAACCAGGCCCAGGAG harbors:
- the EIF4G1 gene encoding eukaryotic translation initiation factor 4 gamma 1 isoform X1 produces the protein MPRTCRPHRGLILNRGALLPQPGPAPKQCSHPSAECSPRPPWPSCPCLPYWIPSNDDPFPDLLLSLPRGLLHPWTGAFHICCPNTAVSCTARSPKLLSGCEPYRVWDLREGLVCSLWQWFPKFFDHLSGKILTGAYYPAQGVQQFPTGVAPAPVLMNQPPQIAPKRERKTIRIRDPNQGGKDITEEIMSGARTASTPTPPQTGGGLEPQANGETPQVAVVVRPDDRSQGAIIGSRPGLPGPEHSPSESQPSSPCPTPSPPPILEPGSEPNITVLSVPGDTVTTGMIQMSVEESTPLPREPGEPYCLSPEPTPLAEPILEVEVTLSKPIPESEFSSSPLQVSTPSASHKEEILPEPNGMVPSEDLEPEVESSPELAPLPPQACPSESPVPIAPTAQPEELLNGAPSPPAVDLSPVSEPEEQVKEVPASVASPTVLSAIPAMAPPATSPAQEEEMEEEEEEEEEGEAGDAEGQKGGEELLPPESTPVAAHLSQNLEAAATTQVAVSVPKRRRKIKELNKKEAVGDILDAFKEVSPGVPEVENQPPVGTSSGPEPEGSSAPPRPEEADETWDSKEDKIHNAENIQPGEQKYEYKSDQWKPLNLEEKKRYDREFLLGFQFIFASMQKPEGLPHISDVVLDKANKTPLRPLDPTRLQGINCGPDFTPSFANLGRPALSNRGPPRGGPGGELPRGPQAGLGPRRSQQGPRKEPRKIIATVLMTEDIKLNKAEKAWKPSSKRTAADKDRGEEDADGSKTQDLFRRVRSILNKLTPQMFQQLMKQVTQLAIDTEERLKGVIDLIFEKAISEPNFSVAYANMCRCLMALKVPTTEKPTVTVNFRKLLLNRCQKEFEKDKDDDEVFEKKQKEMDEAATAEERGRLKEELEEARDIARRRSLGNIKFIGELFKLKMLTEAIMHDCVVKLLKNHDEESLECLCRLLTTIGKDLDFEKAKPRMDQYFNQMEKIIKEKKTSSRIRFMLQDVLDLRRSNWVPRRGDQGPKTIDQIHKEAEMEEHWEHVKVQQLMAKGSDKRRGGPPGPPISRGLPLVDDGGWNTVPISKGSRPIDTSRLTKITKPGSIDSNNQLFAPGGRLSWGKGSSGGSGAKPSDAASEAARPATSTLNRFSALQQAVPTESTDSRRVVQRSSLSRERGEKAGDRGDRLERSERGGDRGDRLDRSRTPATKRSFSKEMEERSRERPSQPEGLRKAASLTEDRDRGRDAVKREATLPPVSPPKAALSEEELEKKSKAIIEEYLHLNDMKEAVQCVQELASPSLLFIFVRHGIESTLERSTIAREHMGRLLHQLLFAGHLSTAQYYQGLYEILELAEDMEIDIPHVWLYLAELVTPILQEGGIPMGELFREITKPLRPLGKAASLLLEILGLLCKSMGPKKVGTLWREAGLSWKEFLPEGQDVSAFVAEQKVEYTLGEESEAPGQRMLSSEELSRQLEKLLKEGSSNQRVFDWIEANLSEQQVASNTLVRALMTTVCYSAIIFETPLRVDVAVLKARAKLLQKYLCDEQKELQALYALQALVVTLEQPANLLRMFFDTLYDEDVVKEDAFYSWESSKDPAEQQGKGVALKSVTAFFKWLREAEEEESDHN
- the EIF4G1 gene encoding eukaryotic translation initiation factor 4 gamma 1 isoform X3, encoding MNKAPQPTGPPPAPSPGLPQPAFPPGQTAPVVFSTPQATQMNTPSQPRQGGFRSLQHFYPSRAQPPSSAATRVQSAAPARPGPAAHVYPTGSQVMMIPSQISYSASQGAYYIPGQGRSTYVVPTQQYPVQPGAPSFYPGASPTEFGTYAGAYYPAQGVQQFPTGVAPAPVLMNQPPQIAPKRERKTIRIRDPNQGGKDITEEIMSGARTASTPTPPQTGGGLEPQANGETPQVAVVVRPDDRSQGAIIGSRPGLPGPEHSPSESQPSSPCPTPSPPPILEPGSEPNITVLSVPGDTVTTGMIQMSVEESTPLPREPGEPYCLSPEPTPLAEPILEVEVTLSKPIPESEFSSSPLQVSTPSASHKEEILPEPNGMVPSEDLEPEVESSPELAPLPPQACPSESPVPIAPTAQPEELLNGAPSPPAVDLSPVSEPEEQVKEVPASVASPTVLSAIPAMAPPATSPAQEEEMEEEEEEEEEGEAGDAEGQKGGEELLPPESTPVAAHLSQNLEAAATTQVAVSVPKRRRKIKELNKKEAVGDILDAFKEVSPGVPEVENQPPVGTSSGPEPEGSSAPPRPEEADETWDSKEDKIHNAENIQPGEQKYEYKSDQWKPLNLEEKKRYDREFLLGFQFIFASMQKPEGLPHISDVVLDKANKTPLRPLDPTRLQGINCGPDFTPSFANLGRPALSNRGPPRGGPGGELPRGPQAGLGPRRSQQGPRKEPRKIIATVLMTEDIKLNKAEKAWKPSSKRTAADKDRGEEDADGSKTQDLFRRVRSILNKLTPQMFQQLMKQVTQLAIDTEERLKGVIDLIFEKAISEPNFSVAYANMCRCLMALKVPTTEKPTVTVNFRKLLLNRCQKEFEKDKDDDEVFEKKQKEMDEAATAEERGRLKEELEEARDIARRRSLGNIKFIGELFKLKMLTEAIMHDCVVKLLKNHDEESLECLCRLLTTIGKDLDFEKAKPRMDQYFNQMEKIIKEKKTSSRIRFMLQDVLDLRRSNWVPRRGDQGPKTIDQIHKEAEMEEHWEHVKVQQLMAKGSDKRRGGPPGPPISRGLPLVDDGGWNTVPISKGSRPIDTSRLTKITKPGSIDSNNQLFAPGGRLSWGKGSSGGSGAKPSDAASEAARPATSTLNRFSALQQAVPTESTDSRRVVQRSSLSRERGEKAGDRGDRLERSERGGDRGDRLDRSRTPATKRSFSKEMEERSRERPSQPEGLRKAASLTEDRDRGRDAVKREATLPPVSPPKAALSEEELEKKSKAIIEEYLHLNDMKEAVQCVQELASPSLLFIFVRHGIESTLERSTIAREHMGRLLHQLLFAGHLSTAQYYQGLYEILELAEDMEIDIPHVWLYLAELVTPILQEGGIPMGELFREITKPLRPLGKAASLLLEILGLLCKSMGPKKVGTLWREAGLSWKEFLPEGQDVSAFVAEQKVEYTLGEESEAPGQRMLSSEELSRQLEKLLKEGSSNQRVFDWIEANLSEQQVASNTLVRALMTTVCYSAIIFETPLRVDVAVLKARAKLLQKYLCDEQKELQALYALQALVVTLEQPANLLRMFFDTLYDEDVVKEDAFYSWESSKDPAEQQGKGVALKSVTAFFKWLREAEEEESDHN
- the EIF4G1 gene encoding eukaryotic translation initiation factor 4 gamma 1 isoform X9, with the translated sequence MMIPSQISYSASQGAYYIPGQGRSTYVVPTQQYPVQPGAPSFYPGASPTEFGTYAGAYYPAQGVQQFPTGVAPAPVLMNQPPQIAPKRERKTIRIRDPNQGGKDITEEIMSGARTASTPTPPQTGGGLEPQANGETPQVAVVVRPDDRSQGAIIGSRPGLPGPEHSPSESQPSSPCPTPSPPPILEPGSEPNITVLSVPGDTVTTGMIQMSVEESTPLPREPGEPYCLSPEPTPLAEPILEVEVTLSKPIPESEFSSSPLQVSTPSASHKEEILPEPNGMVPSEDLEPEVESSPELAPLPPQACPSESPVPIAPTAQPEELLNGAPSPPAVDLSPVSEPEEQVKEVPASVASPTVLSAIPAMAPPATSPAQEEEMEEEEEEEEEGEAGDAEGQKGGEELLPPESTPVAAHLSQNLEAAATTQVAVSVPKRRRKIKELNKKEAVGDILDAFKEVSPGVPEVENQPPVGTSSGPEPEGSSAPPRPEEADETWDSKEDKIHNAENIQPGEQKYEYKSDQWKPLNLEEKKRYDREFLLGFQFIFASMQKPEGLPHISDVVLDKANKTPLRPLDPTRLQGINCGPDFTPSFANLGRPALSNRGPPRGGPGGELPRGPQAGLGPRRSQQGPRKEPRKIIATVLMTEDIKLNKAEKAWKPSSKRTAADKDRGEEDADGSKTQDLFRRVRSILNKLTPQMFQQLMKQVTQLAIDTEERLKGVIDLIFEKAISEPNFSVAYANMCRCLMALKVPTTEKPTVTVNFRKLLLNRCQKEFEKDKDDDEVFEKKQKEMDEAATAEERGRLKEELEEARDIARRRSLGNIKFIGELFKLKMLTEAIMHDCVVKLLKNHDEESLECLCRLLTTIGKDLDFEKAKPRMDQYFNQMEKIIKEKKTSSRIRFMLQDVLDLRRSNWVPRRGDQGPKTIDQIHKEAEMEEHWEHVKVQQLMAKGSDKRRGGPPGPPISRGLPLVDDGGWNTVPISKGSRPIDTSRLTKITKPGSIDSNNQLFAPGGRLSWGKGSSGGSGAKPSDAASEAARPATSTLNRFSALQQAVPTESTDSRRVVQRSSLSRERGEKAGDRGDRLERSERGGDRGDRLDRSRTPATKRSFSKEMEERSRERPSQPEGLRKAASLTEDRDRGRDAVKREATLPPVSPPKAALSEEELEKKSKAIIEEYLHLNDMKEAVQCVQELASPSLLFIFVRHGIESTLERSTIAREHMGRLLHQLLFAGHLSTAQYYQGLYEILELAEDMEIDIPHVWLYLAELVTPILQEGGIPMGELFREITKPLRPLGKAASLLLEILGLLCKSMGPKKVGTLWREAGLSWKEFLPEGQDVSAFVAEQKVEYTLGEESEAPGQRMLSSEELSRQLEKLLKEGSSNQRVFDWIEANLSEQQVASNTLVRALMTTVCYSAIIFETPLRVDVAVLKARAKLLQKYLCDEQKELQALYALQALVVTLEQPANLLRMFFDTLYDEDVVKEDAFYSWESSKDPAEQQGKGVALKSVTAFFKWLREAEEEESDHN